aaaagtacTGAGTAGAGTACAGGTTACAGAAAACCATAATTGGCTGTAAGAGATCCAATGGCTTGCTTTGTACATTTTTAATCAGCCTTAGGTACTGAGTGAAGGTTCTGGTAACTTATTTCTCATTATGTCCCTTGAGTATACCAGCTTAACtacaatatgaaatattatacCAGGGATTAAGGAGACTATCCTGTAGGGGAGGGTAGTATGAAAAGCTGAGGTAAGGCTTGTTTTTAAATCAAAGTAATTATTATTCCTGTGAAAATAATCAAACTAGTTTAAATCACTTGCAATCAAAGAATTATTACTTCTTTAAAGCAATAAATTACTTCATATTGGGTATGTTTGGACATATAATCCCAATCAGCATTTTAAAAACAGCCAAAAATTCTGTTATATATGTAGAGTCTAAATCTGGTTCACCTGATATGTCTGAATCTTGATGCATACATCTCATACTTTGcctatttttaaagtattttaagtatttttttcccctgttttggcATTCTCTTCAGCATATTCAAAATAAGACCAATTCTGCTGGGGTGAGTTGCAATAGAAAGTGCACAAAGTGAACTATTTCTATACATTTAACCTGATTATcattgaagaatttttttttggaaaatcacaATTTCAAAAcccaatttcttttatatatatatatttttttttaccctagatACAAGCCCACAATAGTAGGGAACCATTTCATTTGATATGATTTTTTACATAAAGAGCATCAGCTTAGCAGTCCTGATCTTCAATACTCTAATTGCAACTTCAAAAACATTTTACAGCcattttcctttaatatttattttataaggcAATTCAAAATTCTGGCTCCAAGGTTGTTGTTGAGATACTAGACTGAAGTTTATCGGAAACATTTATCATAATCGTCTGATTGGTGTTTATTATTGAAGGCTTGTATCGGGGCCAAtgcaaaaaagccaaaaatattgttattttgggGGGCTGATCCCCTTAGGTGTTATCACAAAATAATTTATGACTAAAGAAGCATAATACAGTAATCTGCAACTTACCAATTATTGTTTACTTATCTCAAGCTGCTATTTTTTCACTCTATATATAGCATCATTTAGTAGGCCAAAGTAGGGACagtctgcttaaaaaaaaaaaaaaaagtcttattttaTGAAGCTGATAAAGCAAAgtttgaataaaaggaaaatctaggttttctttctttattatatatatctcttaagtATTTTTAGTTGCAAAACAATTGGATCATACAAAAAGTTAGACAAATGAATAGTGATAGAGAGTTAAAGAAGATGGTACAACTTTGCATTTCagggttttaaaatattcttaGTCTTAAGAAATCCTACTTAATTATCTTGAATTATAtggataataaacaaaacaatttctTGATATTTATTCTTCTAATACATTAAGTGCAAAACTTGTTATAACATTCAAATGAAATGGAATGCCAGATTCCTAGTTATGCATGTGACAACAGATGAAAATTTATGGGagtacacatataataaaagtcTGCACACTGCAATAAGAATGACACATAACATAAACAGGAAAAGATAATTTACACTACAAGCTAGTGAGTGGAAAagacattatatagatagatacagaaggaGAAATGTAACATGCTCAGTttactttcacacacatacatacttgatggaaaaaaacatgtaaattcAACATCAATACTAACTCGGCACTTCCTCATCAGAACTCTCATCCGCTTCACTTTGAATTTTCTGAAAGTAGAAACACATTTTGCTATTCAATaacatatatgcaataatatactgtataaacaATTAcccatattttctttatatgaaaagaaaaagcttTGAACAGTCTTGTAAGTCATTTTCAAGAAAGGtgagaaaggaaaattatatcTTACCATCTGAAGAAAATCTATCAACTTCTGAGGGTCTTGGCCAGTGCTCAAGTCAACTATATCCAAAGGTAAACCATACTGCCTGCAGAAACAAATCAAACATGATAATCAAATACAAATCTGCTACTAACAAGAGATTATACTGTAGTATGAAAAAATGACACATAAATGTACAGATAACAATGTACTTACATGTATGGACTTGGCTGGACCCCTGTGGCAtctgatatatatctaaattctGGAGAGGTGTCTCCATCCTCACCAAAACTATATGTGTCTCCTATTACGGAGTCTGTTTGCCTGTTGCTGTCCACCAGATTTCGCTCATTATATTGTGTAATATCaccttcttgctcctcctcttctgctactTCTTCTATTGTCTGTAAGAACCAGAGGTACAACGGTATTTGTGACCGTATATCATTAACCCAATGCAGCTAGAGAAAATGTTGTGctcatttaaaagtttttttttgtgaaatgtctctgaatgtagatggctctgctagtgcttagccacaaaggagtcaattagtagaccttgtgaccttagctgatttcacctttcctgataaacgtattttttaataatgctatgaatatcgattatataattttataaacattactaacagcaaaataagataaaatatttttgtaaatcaagaaaaaaggtgAAACGGCGAGACAGGAAGTACTCGTAATTGGattattggtgacttagtacaagtgtagccatctatgtgtaaaaacaattggtaaagtaaactcacattgggtatggcatgtacatacatgccatgcttGTCAGCACTGGGTTAAGCTGTTAATACcataaatttcaatataaaatatcAGTGCTAAATACTACTTCAATGCACTTAAATGCTCACATACTCTGCCTGTCCTTGGCCTAATGTCCTCTTTCTGCTTCAATTCAGACCAGGTAAAGAGAAGACCATCTGTTGTCTCCCCAAAAGGGTTGAAATCAACAAGGATCACATGGTCTTTTGCTGGACGATATACATCAAAAGTATCTATAACAAAAGAACATTTGTATCATGAAATTAGATGATATTCCCATATGATTTATATACAATTCAGTAATATAATCAATGTTCCAATCTatggacaaacaaaaaaatgcacaaaaattcTTAACTAGCACAACCAACTTACAACAAGAAAGTGGGAACCTATTTTCTATGTTTTCTCTCCAGAAGCTCACAATATCACTGCAAATTCTGGTCTTGTCACTTCCAATGCATCCATAGCTCTGGCTTGTGTCCCGTTGACATATACCTGTGAAAAAATGACATTCAGTTCTACAAAACCACATTTTGGAAGATAACAAATTACTGAACAAATGCATAGttttataaattattcatataagcACAATGAAATAAACATAAATCTGTGAAAAGCAGGACTTGTCAGCTTAAGGTAACCCAATAAAAATTGCTAGACACTGTAAATCTTCCAATATATTTCAACCCTAATTCACTTCAATCTAATATCACTACTATTCAGTACAATATGAACAACCTTTATGATATCACAGATTGTCATGATCAGCAAGACAAAGGATATGTTGAGAAAATAACATGATTTTCAACTGGGTTAAATGAGTTGTCTCTTTTGCTCTGTTCTTGAAACTGCCTGAAGCTATATCTTTTCTACTAACCTAtgacacacatatgtagatacagatacaacacatacatctagataccaacataaaaatacacaaaagtgcagagacacataaaaacatacttcaagatatataaaagaatatgtaCTATGCACCATATATTTGGCACCATCACACTTCTTGATTCTTTAGTACACAACAAACTTTTACTTTTATGAGTTTGGATAAGCCATTATGGATTTTCCAGTACAACTATTAGTCTTCTCTATAGTTCTTAAGACAGTAATCCCTCCATGCATTAAGCCACCATTGCTAGGAAAATGTTTGCTGACTTTATGATCATCATAGTGTTACTGACATACCAACGACAATATAAGGTACCaggaaatatttccaaaaatcaaggtgATATAGGTAGTACTTGTAACTGACTCACTGGGGACtcagtacttgtggagccatctatgtgtaaaaacaattaataaactaaagtCAACGTGAAATGTACATACTTCCCATCCCCAGAGGTATAAGGTTTTAAGGAAATATCAGAATAAAGGGTAAAATGCATGAAAAccacttaaaaaacaaaacaaaatatactgACCAATTAGTTCCTTATTTCTTACGAAACACCGGAACTCATTGGATGGGTTGATTTCCATCCACTTTCGCAGGATGAAGTAGTAGTCAATACTTGTGTTGGGTTCGTCATCACAATCCTGCAAGAAGAAAACCATCTTAAAAACCCAATATTCTTTTCTGTCTTACAAGCTATTTTCATGTTATTCAAACAAGCCAACAAaatatgtgagagagaaaaataaataaataaataaagaaagaaagtaagaaagagagagagagagagagaaataaataaagaaagagctaTTTTCATGTTATTCAAACTAGCCAACAAAAtatgtgagagaaaaagaaagaaagaaagaaagaaagaaagaaagaaagagagaaagagagagagagagagagagagagagagagagagagagagagagagagagagagagagagagagagagagagagagagagagagagagagagagaaaaaaaaaagggtttggattccatttgatacaatggatattcttggtgtgacatactgtctgcttgattttgctcacgtgtgtcagctgctgctgactcggccgaaccgagtgcttgcccgccgtggtgcccagccacagcagtaacctccgggtgacagttgcaacttctcgcgcttgggcggggcgcgaacagccgacccctcggatgagaggccgacacgttaccattgtactagcccggagggacagagagagagagagagagagagagagagagagagaagagagagagagagagaaagagagagagagagagagataaggaaagagagagaccaagagagagagataaagaaagagagagagagataaagagagagagaaagagaaatatatgtgaAAGATGTTGTGAGGCAGAGATgtggaagggggcagggggaaagaaagggagagagaaagataaagagaaagagagaggagggaagggggaaagagggagagggagagggagagggagagggagagggagagggagagagggagggagagagagagagagagagagagagagagagagagagagagagagagagagagagagagaggaggagagaggaggagaggagagaggagagagagagagagaggaggaggagagagagagggagagggagagggagaggaagaggagagaggagagagagagagagagagagagagagagagaggagaagagagagagagaggagagaagagagagagagagaggagagagagagagagagagagagagagagagagactaaaagctACTTATCACTTCCTCTCAAAGTTTACCTTGAAGGGTGAAGTGAGGTCATGAGCTACAAAATTACTGCTTTTCAGTAACAGGTAGACATCTCCAGCAGTAGAGCATCGAAGAGACTTATTAAGGGCAATCCATGAAGCATCCttttgacaaaaaagaaaaaaaatcactcgccAGAAATTATGCAGTTGTTTTTATGCCATGCTACTATAGatttgcaaagaaaagaaaagaaaagaaaagaaaagaaaaaaaaaatcttaatgttcACGAGTTTTTAGATTATATACAAAATGATTGCACAAAGCTATTTGATTAGAAGtcaaatttaattttctaaataaTCTATATTCTCTTGAATTATATTTCTTTCACTTAAAATAAACTGAGCCAAGATGTAGATACTTTAGCATCTCAAAACCTTACACCTACATATCTTTGTaactataaaactatataaaacctGAAATTAATTGTTATTCCATCAATTAAGGATATTTTCTAAACTTAAAAGTAccaataatggtagcaataaacAAACTATTATCCTAGACttataatactttaataacaAATAGTATGGTAACAAAATGTACTCAATACTTACTTTTGGGGAACTCCAGTTTAGTTTTGGAAAGGCACTTCCTCCAAGTTTTTTTATAGCATCATTCACCTTAGCATTGAATTCTTCTAACTTTGGCCCCttgtaacatgaaaaaaaaaaatttcagtacaATGTTGGTAGAATATACTGATTTTAGCAATAAGATACATTGCAAATAGGTTAAATCCAAATTCAGTGTAGGAAAAAGTGacacaattatagtaataaaataacagcatTGTTCCTGTGACATGAAAAAATGCAGCTTAAAAAACACTTTAAGACTTACCTCCACTGATGTACCAGTGGTCCTGCAGTGTTCCCAGTCTTCATAAGCATCACTCTCATCTTCGGTATTTGTTCTATACTCTGGTTCTGGTTGTGAACCTTCAGGAAGAACAAGTGTTCCATTGTCCTGCATGTAAGCCAACACATCCGTTGTCAGTGGTATGACGATGCTGAGGAGTAAATATAAAAGAGGTATTTCAAATAATGTATCCAAAGATATTTCTTTTAGTAAGTATTCAAGTACATATAAAATTTGTCAATAATGAATTAcctatggttattttttttttaactaaattttgtttatatgtgattAAGGCCTATACAGCCCTTGTGAATTACAGTATTTCACTACTCCTATACCTCATCATTTTGCCCTATGTATTTTACACtgatatacaaataaacagacaaccagacagacagacagacacagatacacacaaacacacaaacacacacacacacacataaataaataaataaaaaatatgtgcatTACTACTACCTGTGTGTCCGTAACTGCATTTGTTCAATACATGTGTAACGATAAGGGCATTTTTCTCACAAGTCAGCCTATGAACACTGAAAGTTCATGTTCATCCACTCTAGGTCTTTACCAAGGGAATTTATGAATAACAGAtgggtaaaataatatataagaatcctAAAATCGCCATGTACCGTATTAATTTAACGTAAATCTGCTACGATCAAAATTAAACCATGACAGTAAAAAGGTATTTAAAATACATACCTCTTAATCGTACACTTCTTAAATTTCTCATACCATGATGGGAAACTACATGCCATTACATCATTAACCTTCATCTTGTTGTGGTAACAAATGTACTTTAAAAACAACACGGAAGTCTTCTTCTTTAACAGTGAACTTGGCTGACGAAACACAGGGTTTGTTTATATCAGAGACTCTGGGATAGCATCTTTGAAATCCCCAAGTGACCGTCTCTTAAAAAGGTTTGGTAAATCCTTATAAAATaaatgggaaagttttttttttccttaccttcatcaccatcattattatcataatcatcatcatcgtcatcattatcaacatggggatgacgttgatgataacgatgatcattatcttcattattattatattattattaatatcaatattattattatattattattattattatatattattattattattattatttattattattattattattatattattattattattaattattattatacattatcatatatacattatcattattaattattatatttatttttatcatcattattattatccttttcattaatttattatcattgttgttattattgttattattattttcttttgttattattatcattattatcattattattattattattattattattattattattattataatgctaaatgataatacaataataattatagcaatgacaaatgatgataatgaatataatatttaataaaaatcatactTTCATATTCTGCTGATTCATTAATTATGCCGAATATTCCTAATTTATTTCGTTATTAGATAGTTATCGATAGAAATCTTTTGATACATGATgggtttaaagatattttttacttattatttttgttactatagttttaatgataacagtaatagtaatgataatgataattatcattctcgtaattattacaattagtattactattgttattatcgttattattactattatattattgttacaatcattaaataataataataataataataattattattattattattatagtattatcagtattactgtcataattatcatcatcatcgttattaccatatatcattgatatcatttatATGGAAATCAACAGAAATGGTAATACTTTGGTATTTGTGGAACTTTTATTCTAAGGATCACTTGCTGCCTATCGAAATGTACATTCGTATGTATTGCTCTACCTGTGATTCTGAACTTCGAcagtttattcatctatctgccttttgataaatctctaaaacacatgtaatatatatatatatatatatatatatatatatatatatatatatatatatatatatatatatatataattcttctcgcaaattcttgtttcttttttttaataaacataagCAGTCTCTTACGAATCTAAGGTTATtttcacaccaaggtggcacATGGCATGGCATGTGACATATGGCAAATGACATGTGCCACGGTGATTTCAGACCAAGGTTACAAGTGGCGCGTGTCACTCGATTTACAAGATGGCATCATAGGAGGTTGACgatgttactgttgttgtaaTTTCTAATCAACCATGCGAATCTGTCACTTCGAGGAATAAAGTGGGTGACTTTGAGGCAGAATATGAGGTACACTTGTTTCATTATCCCGAAAATACttgtaaggaaaaatatttttataattctacCATTGAGAGTATTTTATTGTAAAGAGGAGATGCATCATACAAACATTTGTATATTCCCACAGTATGTACACATGTTACATTGATTGGATCATAGTCGGGAAGAGGCATTAGCTGTGCACGAGAGTAGGCACACATCGCACTGTTTCCTCGTGCAAGACTGCGCGTGGTTACCTCCTCAACCAAAGCCTCGCTCACTGGACGAGCGAAGCCGTGTTGTCAAATGTGTTTGGCGGAATCATTCTAGACATTTCAAAACTACTCTGTGTATGCCGCATGTCcaaaatgtttcctttttatatcatatgttataagaaaaagaagaagatatatatatatatatatatatatatatatatacatatatatatatatatatatatatatatatatatatatatatatatatatatttgtatatattaacttGGCCaataaatttgaatttaaaatctGATACAC
The genomic region above belongs to Penaeus monodon isolate SGIC_2016 chromosome 16, NSTDA_Pmon_1, whole genome shotgun sequence and contains:
- the LOC119582486 gene encoding cell division cycle protein 123 homolog; this encodes MKVNDVMACSFPSWYEKFKKCTIKSIVIPLTTDVLAYMQDNGTLVLPEGSQPEPEYRTNTEDESDAYEDWEHCRTTGTSVEGPKLEEFNAKVNDAIKKLGGSAFPKLNWSSPKDASWIALNKSLRCSTAGDVYLLLKSSNFVAHDLTSPFKDCDDEPNTSIDYYFILRKWMEINPSNEFRCFVRNKELIGICQRDTSQSYGCIGSDKTRICSDIVSFWRENIENRFPLSCYTFDVYRPAKDHVILVDFNPFGETTDGLLFTWSELKQKEDIRPRTGRTIEEVAEEEEQEGDITQYNERNLVDSNRQTDSVIGDTYSFGEDGDTSPEFRYISDATGVQPSPYMQYGLPLDIVDLSTGQDPQKLIDFLQMKIQSEADESSDEEVPS